In Chitinophagales bacterium, a single genomic region encodes these proteins:
- the dnaX gene encoding DNA polymerase III subunit gamma/tau — MEKFIVSARKYRPQLFDTVVGQAHITTTLKNAIKQNQLAHAFLFCGPRGVGKTTCARILAKTINCENRTKDGEACNTCNSCTSFNEGTSMNIHELDAASNNSVDDIRTLVEQVRFAPQAGKYKVYIIDEVHMLSSAAFNAFLKTLEEPPSYAIFILATTEKHKILPTILSRCQIFDFKRITLNDTVEHLEEICQKETIKSDKAALQVIAQKSEGCMRDALSILDKIVSFTGGELNYTNTLEHLNILDADYYFRLLDLMLEQDLAGTLVLFDDINRKGFEGDMVINGFAEFIRNLLVCKDEKAAALLEVVESFQDKYREKAARVSTAWLISALNILGEAELNYKAARNKKLHVELALIKLSYLQQALEITAEEGGLVKKKQLDQVRPVNFRKLTPLEVKTTEKASPVTKQPVSTSPKLVIETPPARKEPVTERAQPGIAGKLSALNKIRTKVGGPAGTEAATQAPQVLEEKALQEAWNAFIAKLKEEKNSAAQPFQLASLRITSANSFEAITNNNLEQKFLDKERIHASEFLQQQLNIRPIQFTILIEENPDQKPKADAPPTIREQYLEMVKDHPLVKELRERLGLELDY; from the coding sequence ATGGAGAAGTTCATCGTTTCGGCACGAAAATACAGGCCCCAACTGTTTGATACAGTGGTGGGGCAGGCACATATTACCACAACGCTCAAAAATGCCATCAAACAGAATCAATTGGCCCATGCCTTCCTGTTTTGTGGACCAAGAGGTGTAGGTAAGACCACCTGTGCGCGTATTCTCGCCAAAACGATCAACTGTGAGAACAGGACCAAAGATGGGGAAGCCTGTAATACCTGTAATTCCTGTACCTCTTTTAATGAAGGTACTTCGATGAATATCCATGAACTGGATGCGGCGTCGAACAACTCGGTGGATGATATCCGCACCCTGGTGGAACAGGTTCGTTTTGCCCCACAGGCCGGCAAGTATAAAGTGTATATCATTGACGAGGTACACATGCTTAGTTCGGCTGCCTTCAATGCTTTTCTAAAAACCCTGGAAGAGCCCCCCTCCTACGCTATTTTCATTCTGGCCACAACGGAGAAACATAAGATCCTTCCCACGATCCTCAGCCGATGCCAGATCTTTGATTTCAAGCGGATCACGCTGAACGATACGGTTGAGCATCTCGAAGAAATCTGTCAGAAAGAAACGATTAAATCCGATAAAGCCGCCTTACAGGTTATTGCCCAAAAGAGCGAAGGTTGTATGCGGGATGCGTTGAGTATACTCGATAAGATCGTCAGCTTCACTGGCGGGGAACTCAATTATACCAATACACTCGAACACCTGAATATCCTGGATGCGGATTATTATTTCCGGTTGCTCGATCTTATGTTGGAGCAGGACCTGGCCGGTACCCTGGTACTGTTTGACGATATCAACCGCAAGGGATTTGAAGGTGATATGGTGATCAATGGATTTGCCGAATTCATCCGGAATTTATTGGTCTGCAAAGACGAAAAAGCTGCCGCCTTACTCGAAGTCGTGGAAAGCTTCCAGGATAAATACCGGGAAAAGGCCGCCCGGGTAAGCACCGCCTGGCTGATCAGTGCCCTGAATATTCTCGGGGAGGCTGAGTTGAATTACAAAGCGGCCCGCAATAAGAAGCTGCATGTTGAATTGGCCCTGATCAAACTCTCCTATCTGCAGCAAGCCCTGGAGATCACCGCTGAGGAAGGCGGTTTGGTAAAAAAAAAACAACTTGACCAGGTAAGACCGGTAAATTTCCGCAAGCTTACCCCATTGGAGGTAAAAACGACTGAAAAGGCCTCACCGGTTACCAAACAACCGGTTTCCACCTCTCCTAAACTCGTTATTGAAACCCCACCTGCCCGTAAAGAGCCTGTTACCGAACGGGCTCAGCCGGGTATCGCCGGAAAGCTCAGTGCACTCAATAAGATCCGAACCAAGGTGGGAGGCCCTGCTGGAACGGAAGCCGCTACTCAGGCTCCACAGGTATTGGAGGAAAAAGCACTACAGGAAGCCTGGAATGCATTTATTGCCAAGCTAAAGGAAGAAAAGAATTCAGCCGCCCAGCCCTTTCAGTTGGCCAGTTTACGGATCACTTCGGCCAATAGTTTTGAGGCCATCACCAATAATAACCTGGAACAAAAGTTCCTGGATAAAGAGCGGATACATGCCAGTGAATTTCTCCAGCAACAATTGAATATCCGCCCTATCCAGTTCACGATCCTCATCGAGGAAAACCCCGATCAGAAACCCAAAGCGGATGCCCCACCCACCATTCGCGAGCAATACCTGGAAATGGTGAAGGACCATCCCCTGGTCAAAGAGCTGCGCGAGCGGCTGGGATTGGAACTGGACTACTGA
- a CDS encoding YqgE/AlgH family protein, producing MIDPGKGILLISDPFLQDPNFMRTVVLLCEHQEEGSFGFVLNRLHSTTMDQLIPDLDDHPIPVYYGGPVQLDTIHFLHQCPDDIPGGIEILRGVFWGGDFSRVIELIKSNTLDQDKIRFYIGYSGWSQGQLTDEMNEKSWLTVKAEPSLIFHPNEKEIWKDALRHLGGDYEILINFPIDPQLN from the coding sequence ATGATTGACCCCGGAAAAGGCATATTGCTGATCTCCGATCCGTTTCTTCAGGACCCTAATTTCATGCGCACGGTGGTTTTATTGTGTGAGCATCAGGAAGAGGGCAGTTTTGGATTTGTATTGAACCGGCTCCATTCCACCACCATGGACCAACTAATCCCTGATCTGGATGATCATCCTATCCCTGTTTATTATGGCGGTCCGGTACAATTGGATACCATCCATTTTTTGCATCAATGCCCGGATGATATTCCGGGAGGTATTGAGATCCTCCGAGGGGTGTTTTGGGGTGGTGATTTTTCCCGTGTCATTGAACTGATCAAATCAAATACCCTGGATCAGGATAAGATCCGCTTTTATATCGGGTATTCCGGTTGGAGCCAGGGGCAGTTGACGGATGAAATGAATGAAAAATCCTGGTTAACGGTAAAAGCCGAACCTTCACTCATTTTTCACCCCAATGAAAAAGAGATCTGGAAAGATGCACTACGGCATTTGGGTGGCGACTACGAGATCCTGATCAATTTTCCCATTGACCCCCAACTCAACTGA
- a CDS encoding F0F1 ATP synthase subunit beta, whose amino-acid sequence MAKAGKVKQIIGAVIDVQFDGKLPEIYNALELKRPNGEVLVLEVQQHLGEDSVRCIAMDGTEGLVRGLEVVDTGNAIAMPVGEGINGRLFNVTGDPIDGLPAVSKVGGRPIHNKPPMFENLSTATEVLFTGIKVIDLIEPYAKGGKIGLFGGAGVGKTVLIQELINNIAKAYSGLSVFAGVGERTREGNDLMREMIEAGIMKYGEGFKHSMEAGGWDLSKVSMEELKESKATFVFGQMNEPPGARARVALSGLTIAEYFRDGDGQGKGKDILFFVDNIFRFTQAGSEVSALLGRMPSAVGYQPTLATEMGLMQERITSTKNGSITSVQAVYVPADDLTDPAPATTFAHLDATTVLSRKIADLGIYPAVDPLDSTSRILMPQVVGDAHYDCANRVKLILQRYKELQDIIAILGLDELSDEDKMTVARARKVQRFLSQPFHVAEAFTGLKGVLVPIEETIRGFNMIMDGEVDDYPEAAFNLVGSIDDAIEKGKKLLAAAQG is encoded by the coding sequence ATGGCAAAAGCTGGTAAGGTAAAACAGATCATCGGAGCCGTTATCGACGTTCAATTTGACGGCAAACTCCCAGAAATTTATAACGCATTGGAACTCAAGAGGCCCAATGGGGAAGTGCTGGTACTTGAAGTACAACAGCACCTGGGTGAGGACAGTGTTCGTTGTATCGCGATGGACGGAACAGAAGGCCTGGTTCGTGGGCTGGAAGTAGTGGATACCGGAAATGCCATTGCCATGCCGGTTGGGGAAGGAATCAACGGTCGTCTGTTCAATGTGACCGGTGATCCGATCGATGGTTTGCCAGCTGTTTCCAAAGTGGGTGGACGTCCCATTCACAACAAGCCCCCCATGTTTGAAAACCTCTCTACCGCAACCGAGGTACTTTTTACCGGTATCAAGGTAATCGACCTGATCGAGCCCTATGCAAAGGGTGGTAAAATCGGTCTGTTTGGTGGTGCCGGGGTAGGAAAAACAGTATTGATCCAGGAGCTCATTAACAATATCGCCAAAGCTTATTCCGGTCTCTCTGTATTTGCCGGGGTAGGAGAACGTACCCGTGAAGGAAATGACCTGATGCGTGAGATGATCGAAGCCGGGATTATGAAATATGGCGAAGGTTTCAAACATAGCATGGAAGCTGGTGGTTGGGACTTGAGCAAAGTGAGCATGGAAGAACTCAAAGAATCCAAAGCCACTTTCGTGTTTGGTCAGATGAATGAACCTCCTGGCGCTCGTGCCCGTGTGGCGCTTTCTGGTTTGACCATTGCCGAGTATTTCCGCGATGGCGATGGTCAAGGAAAAGGAAAAGACATTCTCTTCTTCGTTGACAATATCTTCCGTTTCACCCAGGCTGGTTCTGAGGTATCTGCCCTGTTGGGACGTATGCCTTCAGCGGTAGGTTATCAGCCCACCCTCGCTACCGAGATGGGTCTGATGCAAGAGCGTATCACTTCTACCAAGAATGGTTCGATCACTTCCGTACAGGCGGTATATGTACCCGCGGATGACCTGACCGACCCCGCTCCGGCTACTACGTTTGCCCACCTGGATGCAACAACCGTATTGTCGCGTAAGATCGCTGACCTTGGTATCTATCCTGCCGTGGATCCCCTGGATTCTACGTCGCGTATCCTGATGCCCCAGGTGGTTGGTGACGCCCACTACGATTGCGCTAACCGTGTGAAATTGATCCTTCAGCGTTATAAAGAATTACAGGATATCATCGCCATCCTTGGTTTGGATGAATTGAGCGATGAAGATAAAATGACTGTTGCCCGTGCTCGTAAGGTACAGCGTTTCCTTTCACAGCCCTTCCATGTGGCTGAAGCCTTTACCGGTCTGAAAGGAGTACTTGTTCCCATCGAAGAAACCATCCGCGGCTTTAATATGATCATGGATGGTGAAGTAGATGACTATCCTGAAGCAGCCTTCAACCTGGTTGGTAGCATCGATGATGCGATCGAGAAAGGGAAGAAATTGCTGGCCGCAGCTCAGGGATAA
- a CDS encoding HAMP domain-containing histidine kinase: MTISKEDQLEAQLVSATRMVGEELSVYKTTSFNNPLTRDNFSLDILKPPTIGQRFKVTEISEKISRAFDLNGMKGTKFEFALVTANSLGEGVIERQSSGYQKLSYDTTHCKQSIFPIVAPGGSFLENLAPNEILIVAIPNIKSVVFRELRWKIGTAILFTIIIFAAFFLTVNTMLRQKKLSEIKNDFINNMTHEFKTPLATISLAVDALKNEKVQSDRDRMKYFSSIIKEENQRMHRQVETILKAALMEKQEVELMLSPVHAHEVIQDTAQNFALQLEEKQGKVELDLQATEDLIQADEVHFSNLVNNLIDNAVKYAKQHVPPEIRISSFSDKKKLTIIFEDNGIGMSKETIRRIFEKFYRAHTGNLHNVKGFGLGLSYVKTMVEAHGGTIKAESTVGKGSVFTVEIPFRK, from the coding sequence ATGACCATTTCCAAAGAGGATCAACTGGAAGCCCAGCTTGTATCCGCTACCCGGATGGTGGGGGAGGAACTGTCGGTGTACAAAACCACCAGTTTTAACAACCCGCTTACACGGGACAATTTTTCCCTGGATATATTGAAACCACCTACCATCGGACAACGTTTTAAAGTAACCGAGATATCCGAAAAGATCAGCCGGGCTTTTGACCTGAATGGCATGAAAGGAACAAAATTTGAATTTGCCCTGGTAACAGCCAATTCACTGGGAGAAGGGGTGATCGAACGGCAAAGTAGCGGATACCAGAAGCTCAGTTACGATACCACCCATTGCAAACAATCCATATTTCCGATTGTAGCGCCCGGAGGTAGTTTTCTGGAGAACCTCGCTCCAAACGAAATATTGATCGTGGCCATTCCGAATATCAAGTCCGTGGTGTTTCGCGAATTACGCTGGAAGATCGGCACCGCCATCCTATTTACCATCATCATTTTTGCGGCCTTCTTTCTGACTGTAAACACCATGTTGCGGCAGAAAAAACTCAGTGAGATCAAGAACGATTTTATCAATAATATGACCCATGAGTTCAAGACACCACTGGCCACCATTTCATTGGCGGTGGATGCCTTGAAAAATGAAAAGGTGCAATCTGACCGCGACCGGATGAAATATTTTAGCAGCATCATCAAAGAGGAGAATCAACGGATGCACCGGCAGGTGGAAACCATCCTCAAAGCTGCTTTGATGGAAAAACAGGAAGTGGAATTAATGCTTTCACCGGTACATGCCCACGAAGTGATACAGGATACCGCGCAGAATTTCGCGCTTCAGTTAGAGGAAAAACAGGGCAAAGTAGAATTGGATCTCCAGGCCACCGAAGATCTTATCCAGGCCGATGAGGTGCATTTTTCCAATCTGGTCAATAACCTGATCGACAATGCGGTCAAGTATGCCAAACAACATGTGCCCCCCGAAATTCGTATCAGCTCCTTTTCCGATAAGAAAAAACTCACCATCATTTTCGAAGACAATGGCATCGGTATGAGCAAAGAAACGATCCGTCGCATTTTTGAAAAATTCTACCGCGCTCATACCGGCAACCTGCATAATGTAAAAGGTTTTGGGTTGGGATTGAGTTATGTCAAAACCATGGTAGAAGCACATGGCGGCACCATCAAAGCAGAAAGCACCGTAGGGAAGGGGAGTGTGTTTACGGTGGAGATACCTTTTAGGAAATAG
- the rsmH gene encoding 16S rRNA (cytosine(1402)-N(4))-methyltransferase RsmH, whose translation MNEGNHIDQPYHVPVLLRETIDALQLHPDGTYVDCTFGGGGHSRYLLEQLGPGGKLLVFDQDEAARKNCPDDDRMIFIPHNFRHLRRFLKLHGVSSVDGIMADLGVSSHQFDEATRGFSTRFEGDLDMRMDQRQELSAFTVVNTYSEQQLHKLFEQYGEVTNSRTLAKTIVSLRGVSSLRTTEGFKTALRGVVKGNPNKYFAQVFQALRIEVNDELGALRELLEQIPDLLKPGGRAAIITFHSLEDRLVKNFFRQGTWEEAEENPFTMQTRVNTLKVITKKPIVASPDEIKKNSRSRSAKLRVAEKI comes from the coding sequence ATGAATGAGGGGAACCATATTGACCAACCCTATCATGTGCCGGTCCTGCTCCGGGAAACGATTGATGCCCTGCAACTTCACCCGGACGGAACCTATGTCGATTGCACCTTTGGCGGTGGCGGCCATTCCCGTTATCTGCTGGAGCAATTGGGGCCTGGCGGCAAACTGCTGGTATTTGACCAGGATGAAGCCGCCCGTAAAAATTGCCCCGATGACGACCGGATGATCTTTATCCCTCACAATTTTCGCCACCTCCGCCGCTTTTTAAAATTACATGGTGTATCCAGTGTGGATGGTATCATGGCCGATCTGGGGGTAAGCAGCCACCAGTTTGATGAAGCCACCCGGGGATTTTCAACCCGGTTTGAAGGAGATCTGGATATGCGGATGGATCAGCGGCAGGAACTTTCAGCGTTTACTGTTGTCAACACCTATTCGGAACAGCAACTGCATAAGTTGTTTGAACAATACGGAGAAGTGACCAACTCCCGAACCCTGGCCAAAACAATCGTCAGTCTCCGGGGCGTCAGCTCACTCCGAACCACCGAAGGTTTTAAAACAGCTCTCCGCGGAGTGGTAAAAGGAAATCCCAATAAATATTTCGCTCAGGTATTCCAGGCGCTGCGTATCGAGGTCAATGATGAATTAGGCGCGCTTCGTGAATTACTGGAACAAATACCAGACCTGCTTAAGCCCGGAGGACGGGCTGCCATCATCACATTCCACTCATTAGAGGACCGATTGGTCAAAAACTTTTTCCGCCAGGGAACCTGGGAAGAGGCGGAGGAGAATCCTTTTACTATGCAAACCAGGGTGAACACACTAAAGGTCATTACCAAAAAACCCATCGTGGCCTCACCCGACGAAATCAAGAAAAACTCACGCTCCCGAAGCGCCAAGCTCCGGGTAGCCGAAAAGATATAA
- a CDS encoding S-adenosylmethionine:tRNA ribosyltransferase-isomerase, with protein sequence MKPDPSKISIADFTYPLPAENIAEFPLTERDQSRLLIYQDGEIREDHYSHIAEYIPREALMVFNDTKVVEARLLFQKETGGQIEIFCLEPDERHGDISLAMQTTGSVFWKCLIGGASKWKPGQVLRKKLRITDTDITLEAHYREKKGDHFLIELIWNSEQFSFAEILHAAGSIPLPPYIKRAVRVEDAEQYQTIYAHYDGSVAAPTAGLHFTPAILKSLEERKIKTDFITLHVGAGTFMPVKSATIADHAMHSEFIHVNYKTVENILENHKYIITAVGTTSLRTIESLYWLGVKTKLNPFIHPASLTLGQWEAYALEKDSMTVPVALQALLTWLKRNEKEELITRTQLMIVPGYKFRIVEVLVTNFHQPQSTLLLLVAAAIGPDWKKVYEYALKKNFRFLSYGDGSLLYVRREV encoded by the coding sequence ATGAAACCAGACCCCAGCAAAATATCCATCGCGGATTTTACCTATCCGCTACCGGCAGAAAACATTGCCGAATTTCCGCTTACCGAGCGCGATCAGTCAAGACTCCTTATTTACCAGGACGGTGAGATTCGGGAGGATCATTATTCCCATATAGCGGAGTATATACCCCGGGAAGCCCTTATGGTATTCAACGATACCAAAGTGGTGGAAGCACGTCTGTTGTTTCAAAAAGAAACCGGTGGTCAGATCGAAATATTTTGTCTCGAACCCGATGAACGCCATGGCGATATTTCATTGGCCATGCAAACAACAGGTAGTGTATTTTGGAAATGCCTGATTGGCGGAGCTTCCAAATGGAAACCGGGTCAGGTACTCCGAAAAAAATTACGCATAACCGATACGGATATCACACTGGAAGCGCATTACCGGGAAAAAAAAGGTGATCACTTTCTGATCGAATTGATATGGAATAGTGAGCAATTCAGTTTTGCAGAAATATTACATGCCGCAGGTTCGATCCCTCTTCCCCCCTATATCAAAAGAGCTGTACGGGTGGAAGATGCGGAACAATACCAGACCATTTACGCGCATTACGATGGCTCAGTCGCTGCCCCAACTGCAGGCTTACATTTTACCCCGGCCATATTAAAATCGCTAGAGGAACGAAAGATCAAAACAGATTTCATTACACTTCACGTCGGTGCAGGGACATTTATGCCGGTAAAATCGGCCACGATCGCCGATCACGCCATGCATTCGGAGTTTATTCATGTGAACTACAAAACGGTTGAAAATATTCTCGAAAACCACAAGTATATCATCACGGCCGTAGGTACAACCTCGCTGCGTACCATTGAAAGTCTCTATTGGTTGGGGGTCAAAACAAAACTCAATCCCTTTATCCACCCTGCCTCACTGACCCTGGGCCAATGGGAAGCTTATGCACTTGAAAAGGATTCCATGACGGTACCGGTTGCCTTGCAGGCATTATTGACCTGGCTGAAAAGAAATGAAAAGGAGGAATTGATTACCCGAACCCAATTGATGATCGTACCAGGATATAAATTCAGGATCGTAGAAGTATTGGTCACCAATTTTCATCAACCACAATCCACCCTGCTGTTATTGGTGGCCGCAGCCATTGGCCCCGATTGGAAGAAAGTGTATGAATATGCGCTGAAGAAGAACTTCCGGTTTTTGAGTTATGGAGATGGGAGCTTGTTGTATGTGAGGCGTGAGGTGTGA
- the mraZ gene encoding division/cell wall cluster transcriptional repressor MraZ, with translation MIGFLGEFEATLDAKGRFLLPAGFKKQLPEGAEDRFVINRGFERCLSLYPIPNWEPLFTEISNIDEFDEEARRFRRYFLNGATYVEPDTAGRLLIPGNLKEYASLDKNIVLVSAVKKIEIWDSNKYHQLFDSLSAEDYSNLAKKVMGKPKPGA, from the coding sequence ATGATAGGTTTTCTCGGCGAATTCGAGGCCACTTTGGACGCAAAGGGGCGCTTTCTTCTGCCGGCGGGCTTTAAGAAGCAGCTGCCGGAGGGGGCCGAGGATCGGTTTGTGATCAACAGGGGATTTGAAAGATGTTTGAGTTTGTACCCTATTCCCAACTGGGAGCCGCTCTTTACAGAGATCAGCAATATCGACGAGTTCGATGAGGAGGCCCGCCGGTTCCGGCGCTACTTCCTGAACGGGGCCACTTACGTGGAGCCGGATACCGCCGGGCGCCTGCTGATACCCGGCAACCTGAAGGAATATGCCAGCCTGGATAAGAATATCGTCCTGGTATCGGCAGTAAAAAAGATAGAAATCTGGGATAGTAATAAGTACCACCAGCTCTTTGATTCATTATCTGCGGAAGATTACAGTAACCTGGCGAAGAAGGTGATGGGAAAACCCAAACCGGGAGCCTGA
- a CDS encoding DUF3857 domain-containing protein, whose protein sequence is MRSFAFALIMALTLAPALNLCGQSAVSPDDLTESLRLRKKFKDEAYVALRITEKYTFEKGVNELKQPVVTVKETGEAEFIGLKDIAIFQYYKFHNRFVKLKSFTRYDKYQNKYILTGKRGFDQSVTDENTFFDDSRVQVYSFRFLEKGKVAKMNWVSEYTDGKYLTRNFFHEPFPVVEKVLEYEVPEWLDIQFVEKNFQGYKVEKTRRPSGKATIYSFKIKEYPALKNEANDLGIAYTHPHILTQIKSFTNGSEKINVFQNTADLYKWYSQLYKMAGNDISPLKSQVNQITANKKTDEEKIKAIYYWVQDNIRYIAYEDGYAGYIPASTQEVYSVKYGDCKGMANLLTEMLKIAGYDARFTWIGTRHLPYDHSIPVMCVDNHAITALYFKNKVWFLDGTEKYNPLGEDAYRIQGKSALIEKGEAFEEVKVPLSKATDHVIRTVATLQLENNSLKGHVKFTLTGNERKDFHQHYQEMPLYAQQDYLKEILEFGNTNLKASQIKSSDLTNREVPVVIEGDIDLSNNINNIGNDQYVHIDFFPKNLSRYMPDDKRQKGFDFESVFAFEDELELVLPAGKKCIDLPEKLTIDRPGYSFEGSYETTGNKVRLKKTLTIKESVIPADQLADWKVFLESIREFNSYLLTITKS, encoded by the coding sequence ATGAGATCTTTTGCATTCGCCCTGATCATGGCTTTGACCCTGGCACCGGCCTTAAACCTGTGTGGGCAATCAGCTGTATCACCGGATGACCTGACAGAAAGCCTGCGCCTTCGAAAAAAATTCAAAGACGAAGCCTATGTGGCCCTGCGGATCACCGAAAAATACACCTTTGAAAAAGGGGTCAATGAATTAAAACAACCCGTAGTAACCGTAAAAGAAACCGGCGAAGCCGAATTCATCGGCTTAAAAGACATTGCCATTTTTCAGTACTATAAATTCCATAACCGCTTTGTCAAACTGAAAAGCTTTACCCGGTATGACAAATACCAGAATAAATATATCCTGACCGGAAAACGTGGTTTCGACCAGTCCGTCACCGATGAAAATACCTTCTTTGATGACAGCCGGGTACAGGTCTATTCATTCCGATTTTTGGAAAAAGGAAAGGTGGCAAAGATGAATTGGGTGAGTGAATACACAGATGGAAAATACCTGACCCGGAATTTCTTCCACGAGCCTTTTCCGGTGGTAGAAAAAGTGCTGGAATATGAAGTGCCCGAATGGTTGGATATTCAATTTGTGGAGAAGAATTTTCAAGGGTACAAAGTCGAAAAGACCCGGCGACCTTCGGGTAAGGCCACCATTTATTCTTTTAAGATCAAGGAATATCCGGCCTTGAAGAATGAAGCCAATGACCTGGGTATTGCCTACACCCATCCGCATATCCTTACCCAGATAAAATCATTTACCAACGGTTCTGAAAAAATAAATGTGTTTCAGAATACGGCTGATCTTTATAAATGGTATTCCCAGCTTTATAAAATGGCGGGAAATGATATCTCTCCACTCAAGAGCCAGGTGAACCAGATCACTGCCAATAAGAAAACAGATGAAGAAAAGATCAAGGCGATCTATTACTGGGTGCAGGACAATATCCGCTATATCGCCTATGAGGATGGGTATGCCGGCTATATTCCTGCCAGCACACAGGAAGTTTATTCGGTAAAATATGGTGACTGTAAGGGTATGGCCAACCTGTTGACAGAAATGCTCAAGATCGCAGGGTACGACGCCCGCTTTACCTGGATCGGGACAAGACACCTGCCCTATGATCACAGCATACCGGTTATGTGCGTAGACAATCATGCCATCACCGCCCTTTATTTTAAAAACAAGGTCTGGTTCCTGGATGGTACAGAAAAATACAATCCCCTGGGGGAGGATGCCTATCGTATACAAGGCAAATCGGCTTTGATTGAGAAAGGCGAGGCCTTTGAAGAAGTAAAAGTGCCCTTAAGTAAAGCCACCGATCATGTGATCCGAACCGTCGCAACACTGCAACTGGAGAATAATTCACTCAAGGGGCATGTAAAGTTTACCCTTACCGGCAATGAGCGAAAGGATTTCCACCAGCACTACCAGGAAATGCCGCTGTATGCCCAACAGGATTACCTGAAAGAGATATTGGAATTTGGAAATACAAACCTGAAAGCCTCCCAGATCAAAAGCAGTGACCTCACCAATCGCGAAGTGCCTGTCGTCATCGAAGGGGATATTGACCTGTCCAATAATATCAACAATATTGGCAATGACCAGTATGTCCATATTGATTTCTTTCCCAAGAACCTGAGCCGGTATATGCCCGATGATAAACGGCAGAAAGGATTTGATTTTGAATCGGTATTTGCCTTTGAAGATGAACTCGAGCTGGTACTACCCGCCGGAAAAAAATGTATTGACCTGCCGGAAAAATTGACCATCGACCGACCAGGATATTCCTTTGAGGGCAGTTATGAAACTACCGGAAATAAAGTGCGGTTGAAAAAAACACTCACGATCAAAGAAAGTGTCATCCCTGCCGATCAGCTTGCCGATTGGAAGGTATTCCTGGAATCGATCCGGGAATTCAACAGTTACCTGCTTACCATTACCAAAAGCTAA
- the atpC gene encoding ATP synthase F1 subunit epsilon produces MNLEILTPEKKLFSGEVYGVQMPGTSGSFEVLEKHAPMVSALKAGKVKVLKDKQNHLAHFEIQGGFVEVLNNRVTVLVEGANAIE; encoded by the coding sequence ATGAATCTCGAAATACTTACTCCGGAAAAAAAGCTCTTCAGCGGTGAAGTTTACGGTGTGCAAATGCCTGGCACCAGCGGAAGCTTTGAAGTATTGGAGAAACATGCACCCATGGTCAGCGCCCTCAAGGCCGGCAAGGTGAAAGTGTTGAAGGATAAACAGAATCACCTCGCTCATTTTGAGATACAGGGTGGTTTTGTAGAAGTGCTGAACAACCGCGTTACGGTCCTGGTAGAAGGCGCCAACGCTATTGAATAA